Genomic segment of Ignavibacteriales bacterium:
GCATCTTCCATATTAAAATTTCCGTTTGAACCACCGCAAACAATTTCTACATCTTTATTAAGTTTTAACAGCTGATCAGCTATTGCCGGTAGATTATTGAAACAACAGATATAAAGATTTTCCGAAAACTTTGCTTTTACAATTGCTTTAGTGCCATTAGTTGTATAAAGGATAATTGATTTACCTGATACGATTTCAGGTTTATATTCTAACGGGGAATTACCAAGATTGAATCCCTCAACTTTTTTTGTGTTGCGCTCACCGCCAAGAATTGTCTGCCCGCCAAATGCATTACCGGAAACCTTCATAGCAAAATCAACGGTACCAACCGGAATAACTTCGCGTGCACCGTTTTTTAACGCTGTAACTATTACTGTTGAAGCACGCAGAACATCAATTACAACGGAAGTCTTTCCCGTAAAATAGAGTTCATCAAATTGTTGATGTGTATAATGAATGTTTATTTTCATATTAGTTTTTCACAAAAGGTAGTTTAGTAATAATAGCAGGTACTTCCTTGCCCCGAATTAAAAAATTTATTTTTCCGCCTTCTTTAGCATGCTGAATTTCAACATAACCTAACGCAATTGCTTTTTCTAGTATTGGACTTACTGTTCCACTTGTTATATGCCCAACAACTTTACCGTCTACTGATAAATCATAACCATGTCTTGGAAACGCTTTCTCATTGGAAACAATTGGTACTAATTTTCTTTTCAATCCTTCTTCCTTAACTTTCACCAAAATATCTTTAGAAATAAATTCTTGCTTTTTCAATTTTGTTATCCAGCCAAGTCCGGCTTCCAAAGTATTTGTTGTTTGATCAATATCGTTTCCGTAAAGGCAAAAACCCATTTCCAAACGAAGAGAATCGCGGGCACCTAAACCAACGGGTTGAATATCATATTCTTTACCGTTTTCGAATAAAGCATTCCAAACTTTTTCTGCATCGGTTTCGTTACCTTTGAAATATAATTCATAACCAAGTTCGCCAGTGTATCCTGTGCGGGAAATGATCATATCAATTCCGGCAACTTTGGCAAAGAAGAAATGATAGTATTCTAAATCCAAAGGTTTATCACAAATTTTTTGAATTACGTTTTTTGAGTTTGGTCCTTGAACTGCCAGAAGAGAATATTCGTCGCTCTCATCATTAATTTGAACACCGAACTTATTATTTTCTTGCATCCAATTAAAATCTTTATCCTTGTTAGAAGCGTTAACTACAAGCATAAATTCTTTTTCATTGATTCTATAAACAAGAAGGTCGTCAACAATTCCGCCGTCAGGATAACACATTGCGGAGTATTGTACTCTTCCGTTTGTAAGAAGAGATGCATCGTTCACAGTAATATGTTGAACAAAATTCAATGCTCTGTCTCCCTTAATAAATATTTCACCCATATGGGAAACATCAAACACTCCAACAGAAGTACGAACAGCTTTGTGTTCCGCAATAATAGATGAATACTGTACGGGCATACTATAACCGGCGAAATCTACAATTTTAGCACCAAGTTTTTCGTGAATCGAATAAAATTTTGTTTTCTTCATAACAACTATTGATTTAATTTTTTCCAATCGCTCAAGAATTTTTCCAGACCCAGATCAGTAAGCGGATGTTTAAATAATTTATTAATTACATCAAACGGCATTGTTGCAACATGTGCACCCATCATTGCTGCATCAACCAAATGAAGAGGATGGCGGATACTTGCAACAAGAACTTGAGTCTTATAATTATAGTTATTGTATATCTGGACAATCTGCTTAATCAATCCCATTCCATCTTGGCTAATATCATCTAATCTTCCAACAAACGGGGAGATATAAGTTGCGCCTGCTTTTGCAGCTAGCAATGCTTGTGAAGGCGAGAAGCACAAAGTAACATTTGTATTGATTCCTTCCCCGCTTAAAGATTTAACTGCTTTGATTCCTTCTTTGATCAGCGGAACTTTAACAACAATATTTTTATGGATCTTTGCCAGCTCATGCGCTTCTTTCATTATTCCATCGTAATCTGTGGAAACAACTTCCGCGCTGATTGGTCCGTCTACTATCTTTATGATTTCAGCAAGAAGTTCACGAAAGTTTTTTCCTTCCTTTGCAACTAGAGACGGGTTCGTTGTTACACCATCCAGCAAACCATAAGAAGCGGCTTCTTTAATCTCGTTAATATTTGCGGTATCAATAAAGAATTTCATAATATTCTCTTACTATATTAATAAATAATTTGTTGTTTGAAAATTAATAAAAATTGATCTTAATTATACGGGTTAAGATTTTCTCTTAATTAAAGTCGTTAGTTATATCTTTGCCCGTTTTAGTTGTTAAGAAATAATAATTCTGAGGATTTATTTTTTCTTCTTCTTGAAGTTTTATTTTTACAAAATATTTTAATTGGAATTTCGTCAGTCGAGAAATAAATCCTTCTTTAAGTTTTAATCCAAGTGAAGGATGAACTTTTAAGGTTAATGATTTGGATTTCCCTTCAACATGATAACGTTTTAACCAATGCTCAATTTCATGAATCAAGTTTGACTTTTTAGTAAGCAATCCTGTACCTGCACAATACGGACAAGCATCATTCATAGACTGCATAATGTTTTCGCGGATTCGTTCGCGTGTAATTTGCATCAACCCAAAATCCGTCATCGGAAGCAATGCAATCTTTGCGCGGTCTTTCTTGAATTCTTTTTTAAGTTCATCATAAATCTTTTTACGATTCTTTTCATCTTCAAGATCAATGAAATCTACAACTATCAATCCTCCGATATCACGTAGACGGAGCTGGCGGACAATTTCCCGCGATGCTTCCAAATCCGTTTTGAGAGAATTAAGTTCTTGTTCTTTTTTTGCTGCATAACGACCGCTATTAACATCTATAACAACCATTGCTTCAGTATGTTCAATTACAATGTGTCCTCCGCTTGGCAGAGAAACCTTTCGTCCCATCAAACCTTTAATCTGTTCATCAATTTTAAATGCTTCAAAAATCGGTTCATCTTGTTTAAATAATTCTATCCTATCAAGAAGTGCCGGTTGAATGAACTGAACATAATTGCGTATTTCTTTGTAAAGTTTTTTAGAATCAACGAAAATTTTTGAAACATCAGGAGTAAATAGATCCCGTATAACGCTGATTGTAGTACTAAGATCTTTATATAAAAGCGCAGGCGGTTCTTGTTTCTTTGCATCTTCCTGCATGTCTTCCCAAATTTTTACAAGATATTTCAAGTCGCCGGAAAGCGCTTCTTCTGTTTGATCTCTAGCTGCAGTCCTAATTATCAATCCGCAATTGGAAGGAATTATTCCCCGTGCAATTCTTCGTAATCTTTTTCGCTCTCTAAAATCGTAGATCTTCTTTGAAACTCCAACCTTATTATCTAAAGGGAGTAAAACACAAAATCTTCCTGGAATAGAAATAGATGAAGTACATCTAACGCCTTTATCTTTAACAGGCTCTTTAATAATCTGAATTAATATTGATTCCCCTTTATGCAGTTTAGGAATTTGTCTCTGCTCTCGATGTTCGTGTCTATCTTTATCTCTTACCGGTTTTTGTTCCTGCGGTTGAGTTTGTGCAGTAGTTTGATCTTGAGCTTGAGGTTCCGCTTCTTCTTCGTCCGTTCCGTCATCTGCTTCTTCATCTTCATCAAGCATATTTTTTAATGCATCGGTACGGTCGCCAATATCAGAAAAGTGAAGAAAAGCATCATGCTTTAATCCGATATCTATGAATACTGCGCGGATGCCGGGTAATACTCTGGCAACTTTTCCTAAAAATACATCTCCCACCATTCTTCTTTTTTCCGGATGATCTACGAAGAAATCAACCAGATTGCTGTCTTCAGTTATCGCAACATGGTTCTGCGATGTTGAAGAACTAATAATTATTTCTTTATTCATTTTAAAACCTTTTTAGTTCCTATCCAAGTGCGCTGATATTTTGATCAGCAAGCCAGAACAGAACTTTCTTTTGAAATTTTTTGTGGATCTCTTCCTTAATATGAATTTCTTTTGAACCTTTCATTATTTTTTCCGCATGATCCGTAATGAGTCCGCGAAGTGTATCCAATTTTTTTACAGAAAAAACTTTTTCAAGTAGAGAATTAATTCCAGTATAATTTTTGAAATACCAGATAGAATGTTTTTTAGCTTTATCTAAAGCCAGCAGTTCACCGAATTCTTCTTCCAAATATTTTATATGTTTTAATAAAGTATCTCTAATAACAAAAGCATCAGGTTCTCCGGGATCAATTCCTTTTTCCATCAAAACATTAAAACGTGAAAATATAAACGGATTACCTAGCGCACCGCGTGCTATCATTGCAGAATCACATCCGGTTGAATCAATCATTTCTTGAATATCATGAGGCGTAAACATAGATCCGTTTCCAACTACAGGAATATTTACGGCTTCTTTAACTTTTTTAAGCCAGCTCCAGTCAGCGCTCATATTATATTTATCCGCACGCGTTCTTGCGTGGACAAAAATTAAAGCTCCGCCGTTATCTTCAACTACTTTTGCATTTTCCAAAATATTTACTGTTGATTTATCTTTTCCTAATCTAAGTTTAACTGATATAGGAACCCCATTTGATCCGTCTACCATTTTGCGAACTAAGTTAGAAAGTGTTTTAGGATCATCTAATAATGCTGCGCCCATCTTTTTAGAACAAACTTTATCAACGGGACAACCGCAATTTAGATCAATTAAATCGGGTTTCATTTTAGAAATTTCTTTTACTGCTTCAAACAAAGTTTCCGGATGATTTCCTAAAATTTGAACACCGATTGGTTTTTCAGAACGGCTAAATGAGAAATGGCGAAGAGTTTCAAAATTATTATTTACGACACCATCCGCACTTACCATCTGCGTAAAAGTTATACCCGCCTGCTGCTCTTTACATATTTTTCGAAAAGAAGAGTCGGTGACTTCAGCCATTGGGGCTAAAAATAGTTTTTTACCTATATCGAGATTTCCGACTTTCATTTAATAACTCTTACCAAAATTTCCAAAAAACAATTTGCTGAATTATAATGAATCCCAATTAAATTGGGATTCATTTTTATTTAACTATTCTTTTTCCTCTGAATCCTGACTTACGGATTCATTCAATAATGCTTTCCTAGAAAGAGAGAATTTTCCACCTTCAATTGCAAGCAATTTAACTTTTATCATTTCTCCTTCTTTCAAAACATCCGTTACTTTATTAACACGTTTGTTATCTATCTGCGAAATATGGAGAAGTCCTTGGGTCCCGGGTATAATTTCAACAAAGGCGCCAAAGTCAGTAATCTTCATAATTTTACCGGTATAATTTTTTCCAACTTCAGGTTCTGAAACAAGTAGTTTAATATATTCTTTTGCAGCTTTGGCAAGTGTTGCATCTTGTCCTGCTATGCTTACTGTTCCATCGTCTTCAATATTAATATCTACACAAAAATCTTTTTGCATCTTCTGAATAACTTTTCCACCAGGTCCGATAACCGCACCAATTTTTTCTGTTGGAACTTTAGTTGTAAAAATTCTTGGTGCATAATTGGAAATATTTGGTCTTGCTTCGGCTATTGCTTCATTCATGATCTTAAGAATATGCAATCTTCCTTCTTTTGCTTGAGCCAGAGCTTTTTCCATGATCTCGTATGAGATACCTTGAATTTTAATATCCATCTGCAAGCCGGTAATTCCATTTTCAGAACCTGAAACCTTAAAATCCATATCACCAAGATGATCTTCGTTTCCAAGTATATCGGTAAGAATTGCAAATTTTTCCTTTTCTTTAACAAGTCCCATTGCAATTCCCGCAATAGCACATTTAACCGGAACCCCGCCTTCCATCAATGCAAGTGAACCTGCACAAACAGTCGCCATAGATGATGATCCGTTCGATTCAAGAATATCCGAGTTCAAGCGAATGATGTAAGGAAATTTTTCCTCTGATGGAATAATATTTTTTAGTGAGCGTTCTGCCAGATTACCGTGTCCGACTTCTCTTCTTCCAACGCCGGAGAATCTTCCGGTTTCACCAACGCTGAATGGCGGAAAGTTGTAATGAAGTAGAAATCGTTTTTTATATTCCGGTTGAAGTCCGTCAATAATTTGTTCATCGCCTTTAGCGCCCAAAGTTAAAGTAGTTAAGCTTTGAGTTTCTCCGCGTGTGAAAAGAGCTGTTGCATGCGGGCGCGGCAGAATTCCAAGTTCGATTGTAATTGGTCTTATCTGAGTTGTATTTCTTCCGTCAAGACGTAACCCTTCATCAAGAATTCTTTTACGCATCAAATCTTTTTCCATATCATGAAGAATTTCTTTGATTGCAACTTCTTGTTCAGGATATTTTTCAGCGAGTGCTGCTAGAACTTCATCTGTTAAAGCATGGTTCTGTGCCGATCTTTCTTCTTTTGCCAAAACTGATGAGACAATCGTTTTGAATTTATCATGTGCAAGTGCTGTGATATCGTTCAGTAAATTTTGATCAACAACTTTTTCAGCAACTACCATTTTGGGTTTACCGCAAAGTTGTCTTAGTTCTTTTTGAACTTCAATAATTTTTTTGATTTCAGTGTGAGCAAATTTAAGAGCATCGAGCATAACCTGTTCGCTCAATTCTTTTGCTTCGCCTTCAACCATCATGATCGAACTTTCAGTTCCGGCAATAACTAATTCAAGATCGCTCTCTTCAGTTTCTTTAAGAGTGGGATTGATTATTAATTCGCCGTTGATTCTTCCAACACGAACTTCGCCAATCGGTTCGAGAAATGGAATGTCTGAGATAGTAAGTGCTGCTGATGCGGCACATGCTGCAATTACATCCGAATCATTTTCACTGTCGTAAGAATAAACGAATGCGGCAACTTGAGTATCGTTTTTGTAATTATCAGAGAAGAGTGGACGAAGCGGTCGGTCAATTAATCGTGATGTAAGAACTTCTTTATCTGTAGGTTTGCCTTCGCGTTTAAAAAATCCACCGGGAACCTTTCCGGCAGCAAATGCTTTTTCTCTATACTCAACACTGAGCGGAAAGAAATCAATACCCGGTCGTAATTCTCCTGCTACAGCAGTAACTAAAACCATTGTATCGCCATAGCGAACCATAACAGCGCCGTTTGCCTGCTTGGCAAGTTTTCCTGTTTCAAAAATTAATTTTTGTTTTCCTATTTGTACTTCTTTGGTATAAACCATTTAGATACTCCGTTACTTTCTTATGTTCAATTCTTTAATTATGCTGCGGTATTTTTCTATGTTTTTACTAGCTAAATAATCAAGCAGCCTTCTTCTTTTTCCAACCATCTGCATCAATCCGCGTCGCGAAGCATGATCTTTTTTATGCGCTTCGAAATGACTGGTGAGACGATTTATTTCTGCTGTTAATAATGCTATTTGAACTTCGGCAGTTCCGCTATCTTTTTCTCCTTTACCGAATTTTTTGATGATCTCAAGTTTTTCTTCTTTTGACAAAGACATTGTGTTACTCCTTAAGTTGATTGTTCGATAAAACCCCAGAATTAATCCGCCTACGGTGGATAAACCGGGATCTATTAGTTAATTAATTTTCTATAAATTTTTGTGCTTCTTTTTTGTCAGCTTCAATTTGATGAATCAGGTCTTCCTTTGATTCAAATTTCTTTTCGTTACGAAGACGTTTCAAAAATTCTACCTTAAAATACTTTCCGTAAATATCTCTGTCGAAATTTAATATATGTACTTCGGAAACTACTTCATGTTTATTTTCGAATGTTGGTCTGTAACCTATATTCATAATTCCAAAATGAGTTTCATTTTCAAGCAAACATTTTACAATGTACACACCGTTCATCGGCAAAGCCTTATTTTCATCATCCGGTTGAATGTTTGCAGTTGGGAAACCGAGTAATCGTCCTCGCTGCATTCCTTTAACAATTATTCCGGCTAATGTATAATTTCTTCCAAGCAGTAATCCTGCTTTTTCAATATCACCTGCAAATAGTGCATTTCTAATTTTTGTACTGCTAATAATTTCTCCATCCAACATTTCCGGAGGAACGGTAGTTACATCAAGATTGTAAATCTTACCAACTTCCCGCAATTTCTTTTCATCTCCAAGCCTGTCCTTGCCAAACTTATGATCGTGACCAATTACCATTTGTGATGAACCGATCTTATCCACAATGTATTGTTTGATAAACTTATCAGATGTTAATTGAGAAAATTCTTTTGTAAAGTTTACCACCATCAAATTTTCAATACCGATTTTTTCAAGAACATCTTTCTTCTCATCAAGCGATGTTAATATTTTCAAATCAAAATCTTTTGAGATTACGGAACGAGGATGCGGTTCAAAAGTAATTACAAAGCTTGTTCCGTTGTTCTTATTAGAAAGTTCAAGAACTTTCTCAAATATTTTAATGTGTCCTTTATGTAAACCGTCAAACGAGCCGACGGTTATAACCGCTTTTTTTATTTTAACTATTTCAGAATTATCTGTATAAACTTTCATTATGCTATTTCTGGTTCGGCAATAAAATAATTTTTTGCGAATTCTTTAAATTCTTCGATTGATAATGCATCATCAACATCAAACTCGCCAATATGTGTACGCCGTAATTCTTTTAGATAAGCTCCGCATCCAAGTTGTTCGCCAAAATTACTTGCAAGTACTCTAATGTATGTTCCTTTAGAACAAGTAATTTCAAAGTAGATATCAGGAAGATCAATTTTCTCAATTTCAAATTTTGAAATAAAAACTTCACGTACTTCACGATCAACTTCAATTCCTTTTCTCGCTAAGCGATAGAGCGATTTGCCGTTCCTTTTAACAGCCGAGTACATTGGCGGCGTTTGAAATATCTTCCCGATGAATTTGTTACGCACCTTATCAATTTTATCTTCAGTTACATCATCAAAATTATTTTTCGTATCAAAATCTGTTTCCGTATCGAATGAGCGTGTCGTTCTTCCGAGAGTAATAATGCCTTTATACGTTTTCTCAAGATTTTGAATTTCAGAAATTCTTTTTGTCATTTTTCCCGTACAAACAATCATCAATCCAGTTGCCATCGGATCAAGCGTTCCTGCGTGTCCAACTTTTTTAACACCAATAGTTTCCCTTACCCTATAGACACAATCGAAAGCACTTTTTAACAATGCTTTATCAAAAAGAATAATTTCTCCGTCAACAAAGTTCGGATCAATTTCAGCTATCGTGTTTTTCGTTATCGCTTTCATGAATTTTCTTAAATAAATCTTCCATTTTTTCTACGTAGTCTAAAGTATCATCAATAAAAAAATGAAGTTCAGGAACAAATCTAACTTGAATCCTTCCTGCTAATTGCGATCTGATCATTCCTTTTATTTCATTTACTTTTTCCAGAACTAAAGCACGTTTTTCTTTATCATAAACTGATAAATAAACTTTTGTGTGTTTCAAATCCGGACTCATCTTCACGTTCGTAACAGTGATCATTCCGAAATTTGGATCCTGAACTTTGTGAAGAAAAATCAAACTCAATTCTTCTTTAATCAAACTTGAAACTTTATCTATTCTATGAGTCATTACTCTAATTTCTTTTTGGTTTCTATCATTTTATAAGCTTCAACAACATCGCCTACTTTAATATCATTAAAGTTTGCAATGCTGAGACCGCATTCATAACCTTTCTCAACTTCACGGACATCATCTTTAAATCTTCTTAATGAACTGATCTCGCCTTCGTAAACAGCAATTCCTTCTCTGAACAACCGTACTTTATTTCCTCTAGTAATTTTACCATCTTGAACAGAACATCCGGCAATTGTTCCCGCTTTCGGAACTTTGAAAATATCTCGGACTTCAAGAGTAGCAACAACTTCTTCGGAAACAACAGGAGAGAGTAATCCTTCTAGAGCAGATTTGACTTCGTTGATTGCATCATAAATAACATTGTAGAGACGAATGTCTACTTTTTCGGCTTCAGCAAGTTTTCTTGCATTTGTATTTGGGCGTACGTGGAATCCAACTATAATAGCACCGGATGCTGCCGCTAAAAGAACATCACCTTCTGAAATTGCACCAACACCTTTGTGAATAACACGAACCGAAACTTCTTGATTTGATAATTTCATTAACGAATCTGATAATGCCTCAATAGAACCATCCACATCGCCTTTAACGATTACCGGAAGTTCCTTAAATCCGCCATGACTAATTTGACTTGCAATTTCGTCAAGAGTAATATGATGTACTTGACGATGATCTTGTTCGCGTTTCAACTGCATTCGTTTCAAACTAATTTCGCGCGCTTCTCTTTCAGATTCTGCAACTGTAAAATTATCTCCTGCTTGAGGTGCTGATTCAAAACCAAGCACAAGTACAGGTGTTGATGGTCCGGCTTCAAAAACTTTTTTATTCCGTTCATCGAACATTGCTCGCACACGTCCGTGTACAACACCAGCAATGAACGGATCGCCTATCCTTACAATGCCTTTTTGAACAAGGACAGTGGCAGTAATGCCTTTTCCTTTATCGAGCTGAGATTCAATGATTGTACCGCGTCCCAACCGTGCCGGGTTTGCTTTTAATTCCAGCAATTCTGCTTCAAGAGCAATTTTTTCTAAAAGAAGGTCAACATTTTTTCCGGATTTGGCAGAGATTTCAACACACTGATATTTTCCGCCCCATTCCTCAACTAAAACATTTCTATCAGCAAGCTGTTGTTTGATCTTTTCTATGTTGGAATTCGGTTTATCTATTTTATTGATAGCAATTATTATTGGAACATTTGCCGCTTGAGCATGATTGATCGCTTCGACAGTTTGAGGCATCACTGCATCATCTGCGGCTACGACCAAAACTACAATATCTGTAACTCTTGCACCGCGTGCACGCATAGCAGTAAATGCTTCGTGACCAGGAGTATCGAGAAATGAAATTTGTTTGCCGTCTTCGGTGATTACTTTGTAAGCACCTATGTGCTGAGTTATTCCGCCGGCTTCACCAGCAACTACGTTGGCTCTGCGGATGTAATCCAGCAAAGATGTTTTACCGTGATCAACGTGGCCCATAATTGTAACAACAGGCGGACGGGGCTTGAGCGACTCAATAGTATCCGGAACATCTGCATCAATATCAGCTTGATATGCAGCTTGAAGTTCAATTTCAAATCCAAATTCATCAGCAACAAGTGTAATTGTTTCAACATCTAGCCGTTGATTAATAGAAACCATCAATCCAAGTGAAATACATTTTGAAATTACATCGCTTACTGAAACACTCATAAGATTTGCAAGTTCGTTAACAGCAATGTATTCCGTTACTGAAATTTTTGTTTTGTCTAATTCTTTCTGCTGTAGAATCTGATCTTGAATATCTTGTTTCTCTTTTCTCTTTCTTTTACGGATTGATGCTCTATCTCCAACTGCAGATTCATCCATACTTAGTAATGTTCGCTTAATTGCATCTTCAACTTCACGTTTATCAATTTCCAGACGTTTTATTTTTCTTTTCTTCTTAGCAACTGTAACTTCCTCGGGACCTTCACCGGGTCCGGCTGTTTTTTTCTTGGACTTTAGAACTTTCTTTTTCTTCTTACTTTTCTTGTCGGCATCTTTATCTCCCGCAGCAACTTCTGATGGTTTAACCTGAGGAGCTGTTGAAACTGTTTCCGGTTTTTCTCTCCGTTCCTTCAGATCCATCTTGCCAACAATAGTTAATCCTTTCCTTCTTCCTTCAATAGCAATTTCAGTTTCTGTTTTATAAGATTTTAATTCTTCAGAAACTTCTTCAATTTTTTCATCAGCCGGCTCAGCTTCAGTAACGGTTTCTGTAATTTCAGCGGCTTGAACAGTTGCTGCCGATTCTGCAACAGTATCTTTTCCTTTGAATAGATCACTTTCTTTTTCTCCGGTCTGTTTTTTTCCAGCAGCTTTCTTTGATGATTCTAAAGCGGCTTCCGCTTCATCGTGGTCACTTCTCTTTTTCTGAAAATCCGAAATTTTCTTATAATGCTTTTCAGCTTTCTCAATATCCTTTTTGAAAAATGACTTTATATCAGCCACCATTTCATCGGTCAACAGAGCCATATGAGATTTTACTTCGTAACCATTCTTTTGTAAAAACTCAACTAAAGTTTCAGTAGCAAGATTATGCTCAGTAGCAAATTTGTATAGTCGTAATTTTTTGTCTTTTACTGTTTCCGGCATTTTGTAATTACCTGTATTTGTGCAATTGGTTATTCTTCTTCTTCAAATTGATTTTCAAGAGTTTCAATTATCTGCTTGGCTTTTTCTTCATCAACGCCTTCAATTTCTTTTAACTTATCAATACCGGCTCCAAGAACTTCAAGCGCAGTATCTAATCTGTTATTAATCAAGAGATCAACTACTTCAGATCCTAACTCTTCTTTTAATTCAACAAGTTCTATATCTTCATCATATTCTTCAAATGGTTTTTCTTGTCTGATAACTTCGATCTCATAACCGCTGAGTTTAATTGCAAGCCGGATATTAACACCGTTACGACCAACAATTAATGATACTTGATCACTATCGGCAGTAACAACACACTTTTTAGCTTCTTCATCAACTTCGATTTGCTTTAGCTTAGCCGGTGCAAGACATCTTTGAATAAATACAATCGAGTCATCGGTATAATTTATAACATCAATATTCTCATTGTTCAATTCACGTACGATTGCATGAATTCGAACACCTTTCATACCAACGCAAGCTCCAACCGCATCTATACGGGCATCATTTGATTCAACAGCAATTTTTGCTCTTTCGCCAGGTTCACGTGCAATTCCTTTTATCTCTATTACTCCGTCATAGATTTCGGGGATTTCAATTTCAAATAATCTTCTTAAGAAAAGATTATCTCCGCGTGATATTACAATAAGCGGTCCGTTCGGAGTTTTTCTAACATCCTTAATGACTGCGCGGATTGTATCACCTTTTCTGTATTTCTCTCTTGGTATTTGTTCGTTACGCGGAAGAATAAGTTCATTCTTATTGTGATTGATAAGTACATCATTTCTTCTAACTTGATAAATATCTCCAACAACGATCTCGCCGAGCATTTCGCTGTATTCATTATAAACTAATTCTTTTTCGATCTCGCGGATCTTTTGGTTTAAACTTTGGCGTGCTAGATTAATCAATCTTCTTCCAAATTCTTTTAGCTCGATCTTTTCAACAAAGTCTTCCCCGACTTCAAGATTGTCCGCATTCCCTTTTTCGTTAACTTCAACAATGCTGATTTCGGTACCGGGATCATTAACTGTTTCAACAATTGTTCTTTCAAGAAATATTTCTATATCGCCCTTATCCATATTAACGACCACATCATACTTAGCTTCAAGTCCATATTTTTTCTTAACCATAATTCCAAAAATTTCTTCAATGATTCCTGCAAGAACATCTTTGTCAAGACTTTTCTCCCGGACCATCTGAGCAAAGGATTCTACTATCTCGGT
This window contains:
- the nusA gene encoding transcription termination factor NusA, which encodes MNTEIVESFAQMVREKSLDKDVLAGIIEEIFGIMVKKKYGLEAKYDVVVNMDKGDIEIFLERTIVETVNDPGTEISIVEVNEKGNADNLEVGEDFVEKIELKEFGRRLINLARQSLNQKIREIEKELVYNEYSEMLGEIVVGDIYQVRRNDVLINHNKNELILPRNEQIPREKYRKGDTIRAVIKDVRKTPNGPLIVISRGDNLFLRRLFEIEIPEIYDGVIEIKGIAREPGERAKIAVESNDARIDAVGACVGMKGVRIHAIVRELNNENIDVINYTDDSIVFIQRCLAPAKLKQIEVDEEAKKCVVTADSDQVSLIVGRNGVNIRLAIKLSGYEIEVIRQEKPFEEYDEDIELVELKEELGSEVVDLLINNRLDTALEVLGAGIDKLKEIEGVDEEKAKQIIETLENQFEEEE